The proteins below come from a single Balaenoptera acutorostrata chromosome 2, mBalAcu1.1, whole genome shotgun sequence genomic window:
- the PGLS gene encoding 6-phosphogluconolactonase — protein sequence MAAPAPGLISVFSSSQELGASLAQLVAQQAACCLAGARARFTLGLSGGSLVSMLARELPTAAAPAGPASLARWTLGFCDERLVPFEHAESTYGLYRTHLLSRLPIPDSQVITVNPELPVEEAAEDYAQKLRQAFQGDSIPVFDLLILGVGPDGHTCSLFPDHPLLQEREKIVAPISDSPKPPPQRVTLTLPVLNAARTIIFVATGEGKAAVLKRILEDKEENPLPAALVQPRTGKLCWFLDEAAARLLTVPFEKHSTL from the exons ATGGCCGCGCCGGCCCCCGGCCTCATCTCGGTCTTCTCGAGCTCGCAAGAGCTGGGCGCGTCGCTGGCACAACTGGTGGCGCAGCAGGCAGCGTGCTGCCTGGCGGGGGCCCGCGCCCGCTTCACGCTCGGCCTGTCAGGCGGCAGCCTCGTCTCGATGCTGGCCCGCGAGCTGCCCACCGCCGCTGCCCCCGCCGGGCCCGCCAGCCTCGCGCGCTGGACGCTGGGCTTCTGCGACGAGCGCCTCGTGCCCTTCGAGCATGCCGAGAGCACGTACGGCCTCTACCGG ACCCACCTGCTCTCCAGGCTGCCGATCCCCGACAGCCAGGTGATCACCGTTAACCCCGAGCTGCCCGTGGAGGAGGCAGCTGAGGACTATGCCCAGAAGCTGAGACAG GCCTTCCAAGGGGACTCCATCCCGGTTTTCGACCTGCTGATTCTGGGTGTGGGTCCTGATGGCCACACCTGCTCACTCTTCCCAGACCACCCCCTCCTGCAG GAGCGGGAGAAGATTGTGGCCCCCATCAGCGACTCCCCGAAGCCACCTCCACAGCGCGTGACCCTCACACTTCCCGTGCTGAACGCAGCTCGAACTATCATCTTTGTGGCAACTGGAGAAGGCAAGGCAGCTGTTCTGAAG CGCATTttggaggacaaggaggaaaacCCGCTCCCCGCCGCCCTGGTCCAGCCCCGCACTGGGAAACTTTGCTGGTTCCTGGACGAGGCAGCAGCCCGACTTCTGACCGTGCCCTTCGAGAAGCATTCCACTTTGTAA
- the SLC27A1 gene encoding long-chain fatty acid transport protein 1 isoform X2: MRAPGAGSASVASLVLLWLLGLPWTWSTAVALGVYVGGGGWRFLRIVWKTARRDLFGLIVLMRVRLELRWHQRARHTIPQIFQEVVQRQPEHLALVDAGSGACWTFAQLDAYSNAVANLFCQLGYTPGDVVAIFLEGRPEFVGLWLGLAKAGMEAALLNVNLRREPLVFCLGTSGAKALVFGRELAAVVAEVSGQLGKSLVKFCSGDLGPEGVLPDTQLLDPLLKEASTAPLAQPPGKGMDDRLLYIYTSGTTGLPKAAIVVHSRYYRIAAFAHHSYSMQAADVLYDCLPLYHSAGNIIGVGQCLIYGLTVVLRKKFSASRFWDDCIKYNCTVVQYIGEICRYLLKQPVSEAEGRHRVRLAVGNGLRPAIWEEFTERFGVRRVGEFYGATECNCSIANMDGKVGSCGFNSRILPNVYPIRLVKVNEDTMELLRDAQGLCIPCQAGEPGLLVGQINQQDPLRRFDGYISESATSRKIAHSVFRKGDSAYLSGDVLVMDDLGYMYFRDRSGDTFRWRGENVSTTEVEGVLSRLLGQTDVAVYGVAVPGTFKIQKTRLQHEGFDPRQTSDRLFFLDLKQGHYLPLDQGVYTRICSGAFSL, translated from the exons CGGCCTCATCGTGCTGATGCGCGTGCGCCTGGAGCTGCGGTGGCACCAGCGCGCCCGCCACACCATCCCGCAGATCTTCCAGGAGGTGGTACAGCGGCAGCCTGAGCACCTGGCGCTGGTGGACGCGGGCAGCGGCGCGTGCTGGACCTTCGCGCAGCTGGACGCCTACTCCAATGCCGTGGCCAACCTATTCTGCCAGCTGGGCTACACGCCAGGCGACGTGGTGGCCATCTTCCTGGAGGGCCGGCCTGAGTTTGTGGGGCTGTGGCTGGGTCTGGCCAAGGCGGGCATGGAGGCCGCGCTGCTCAACGTTAACCTGCGGCGGGAGCCCCTGGTCTTCTGCCTGGGCACCTCGGGCGCCAAGGCCCTGGTCTTCGGACGGGAGCTGGCAGCGG TGGTGGCCGAGGTGAGTGGACAGCTGGGCAAGAGCCTGGTCAAGTTCTGTTCTGGAGACTTGGGGCCCGAGGGTGTCTTGCCGGACACCCAGCTCCTGGACCCGCTGCTGAAGGAGGCCTCCACAGCCCCCCTGGCCCAGCCCCCTGGCAAGGGCATGGATG ATCGACTCCTCTACATCTACACGTCAGGGACCACGGGGCTGCCCAAGGCTGCCATCGTCGTACACAGCAG GTACTACCGCATAGCGGCATTCGCCCACCACTCCTACAGCATGCAGGCGGCAGATGTGCTCTACGACTGTCTGCCCCTGTACCACTCGGCAG GGAACATCATTGGCGTGGGTCAGTGTCTCATCTACGGGCTGACCGTGGTCCTCCGCAAGAAGTTTTCAGCCAGCCGCTTCTGGGATGACTGCATCAAGTACAACTGCACG GTGGTCCAGTACATCGGGGAGATCTGCCGCTACCTGCTGAAACAGCCGGTGAGCGAGGCAGAAGGGCGGCACCGCGTGCGCCTGGCGGTGGGCAACGGGCTGCGGCCAGCCATCTGGGAGGAGTTCACGGAGCGCTTCGGCGTGCGCCGGGTCGGCGAGTTCTACGGAGCCACCGAGTGCAACTGCAGCATCGCCAACATGGACGGGAAG GTCGGCTCCTGTGGCTTCAACAGCCGCATCCTGCCCAATGTGTACCCCATCCGCCTGGTGAAGGTCAATGAGGACACCATGGAACTACTGCGGGATGCCCAGGGCCTCTGCATCCCATGCCAGGCCG GGGAGCCCGGCCTCCTCGTGGGCCAGATCAACCAGCAGGACCCGCTGCGTCGCTTCGATGGCTACATCAGCGAGAGTGCCACGAGCAGGAAGATCGCCCACAGCGTCTTCCGCAAGGGTGACAGCGCCTACCTCTCAG GTGACGTGCTGGTGATGGATGATCTGGGCTATATGTACTTCCGGGACCGCAGCGGGGACACCTTCCGCTGGCGTGGGGAGAACGTCTCCACCACTGAGGTGGAGGGCGTGCTGAGTCGCCTGCTGGGCCAGACAGATGTGGCCGTGTACGGGGTGGCCGTGCCAG gCACCTTCAAGATTCAGAAGACGAGGCTGCAGCACGAGGGCTTCGACCCACGCCAGACCTCAGACCGGCTCTTCTTCCTGGACCTGAAGCAGGGCCACTACCTGCCTCTGGATCAGGGTGTCTACACCCGCATCTGTTCAGGCGCCTTCTCCCTCTGA
- the SLC27A1 gene encoding long-chain fatty acid transport protein 1 isoform X1 has product MRAPGAGSASVASLVLLWLLGLPWTWSTAVALGVYVGGGGWRFLRIVWKTARRDLFGLIVLMRVRLELRWHQRARHTIPQIFQEVVQRQPEHLALVDAGSGACWTFAQLDAYSNAVANLFCQLGYTPGDVVAIFLEGRPEFVGLWLGLAKAGMEAALLNVNLRREPLVFCLGTSGAKALVFGRELAAVVAEVSGQLGKSLVKFCSGDLGPEGVLPDTQLLDPLLKEASTAPLAQPPGKGMDDRLLYIYTSGTTGLPKAAIVVHSRYYRIAAFAHHSYSMQAADVLYDCLPLYHSAGNIIGVGQCLIYGLTVVLRKKFSASRFWDDCIKYNCTVVQYIGEICRYLLKQPVSEAEGRHRVRLAVGNGLRPAIWEEFTERFGVRRVGEFYGATECNCSIANMDGKVGSCGFNSRILPNVYPIRLVKVNEDTMELLRDAQGLCIPCQAGEPGLLVGQINQQDPLRRFDGYISESATSRKIAHSVFRKGDSAYLSGDVLVMDDLGYMYFRDRSGDTFRWRGENVSTTEVEGVLSRLLGQTDVAVYGVAVPGVEGKAGMAAIADPHGQLSPNALYQELQKVLAPYARPIFLRLLPQVDTTGTFKIQKTRLQHEGFDPRQTSDRLFFLDLKQGHYLPLDQGVYTRICSGAFSL; this is encoded by the exons CGGCCTCATCGTGCTGATGCGCGTGCGCCTGGAGCTGCGGTGGCACCAGCGCGCCCGCCACACCATCCCGCAGATCTTCCAGGAGGTGGTACAGCGGCAGCCTGAGCACCTGGCGCTGGTGGACGCGGGCAGCGGCGCGTGCTGGACCTTCGCGCAGCTGGACGCCTACTCCAATGCCGTGGCCAACCTATTCTGCCAGCTGGGCTACACGCCAGGCGACGTGGTGGCCATCTTCCTGGAGGGCCGGCCTGAGTTTGTGGGGCTGTGGCTGGGTCTGGCCAAGGCGGGCATGGAGGCCGCGCTGCTCAACGTTAACCTGCGGCGGGAGCCCCTGGTCTTCTGCCTGGGCACCTCGGGCGCCAAGGCCCTGGTCTTCGGACGGGAGCTGGCAGCGG TGGTGGCCGAGGTGAGTGGACAGCTGGGCAAGAGCCTGGTCAAGTTCTGTTCTGGAGACTTGGGGCCCGAGGGTGTCTTGCCGGACACCCAGCTCCTGGACCCGCTGCTGAAGGAGGCCTCCACAGCCCCCCTGGCCCAGCCCCCTGGCAAGGGCATGGATG ATCGACTCCTCTACATCTACACGTCAGGGACCACGGGGCTGCCCAAGGCTGCCATCGTCGTACACAGCAG GTACTACCGCATAGCGGCATTCGCCCACCACTCCTACAGCATGCAGGCGGCAGATGTGCTCTACGACTGTCTGCCCCTGTACCACTCGGCAG GGAACATCATTGGCGTGGGTCAGTGTCTCATCTACGGGCTGACCGTGGTCCTCCGCAAGAAGTTTTCAGCCAGCCGCTTCTGGGATGACTGCATCAAGTACAACTGCACG GTGGTCCAGTACATCGGGGAGATCTGCCGCTACCTGCTGAAACAGCCGGTGAGCGAGGCAGAAGGGCGGCACCGCGTGCGCCTGGCGGTGGGCAACGGGCTGCGGCCAGCCATCTGGGAGGAGTTCACGGAGCGCTTCGGCGTGCGCCGGGTCGGCGAGTTCTACGGAGCCACCGAGTGCAACTGCAGCATCGCCAACATGGACGGGAAG GTCGGCTCCTGTGGCTTCAACAGCCGCATCCTGCCCAATGTGTACCCCATCCGCCTGGTGAAGGTCAATGAGGACACCATGGAACTACTGCGGGATGCCCAGGGCCTCTGCATCCCATGCCAGGCCG GGGAGCCCGGCCTCCTCGTGGGCCAGATCAACCAGCAGGACCCGCTGCGTCGCTTCGATGGCTACATCAGCGAGAGTGCCACGAGCAGGAAGATCGCCCACAGCGTCTTCCGCAAGGGTGACAGCGCCTACCTCTCAG GTGACGTGCTGGTGATGGATGATCTGGGCTATATGTACTTCCGGGACCGCAGCGGGGACACCTTCCGCTGGCGTGGGGAGAACGTCTCCACCACTGAGGTGGAGGGCGTGCTGAGTCGCCTGCTGGGCCAGACAGATGTGGCCGTGTACGGGGTGGCCGTGCCAG GGGTGGAGGGCAAAGCAGGCATGGCGGCCATTGCGGACCCCCACGGCCAGCTGAGCCCCAATGCCCTGTACCAGGAGCTGCAGAAGGTGCTGGCGCCCTACGCACGGCCCATCTTCCTGCGCCTCCTGCCCCAGGTGGACACCACAG gCACCTTCAAGATTCAGAAGACGAGGCTGCAGCACGAGGGCTTCGACCCACGCCAGACCTCAGACCGGCTCTTCTTCCTGGACCTGAAGCAGGGCCACTACCTGCCTCTGGATCAGGGTGTCTACACCCGCATCTGTTCAGGCGCCTTCTCCCTCTGA